The following are from one region of the Acidobacteriota bacterium genome:
- a CDS encoding MBL fold metallo-hydrolase: MSKINRRDALKMSGLTAGAVMTGGALSGMSMRKGEGGGVVERPRAVCGDGSNPEIRRHLLQTFFIPGEELAPNEMRICFMGTAFSPRLGQACNSIFIELGSGECFVFDCGSGVVMKYICMGVPYSKMTRVFLTHLHGDHMSDLTTIYCFGPANDRKTPLHVYGPSGPYFDDVNPPVEIPEEGTTAFCQNLYNLCRWHRESFSFLPTGLTTGEDGYTLIPHETNYRTIGSRNNYIYPDSTFTSLAKVWSYPSIHAREGAVGYVLEWNGLRVLFTGDSLPNSQMVDQANQFGEPIDVLISEMALDPEVWVNKMAALKQGDPGYWEAVAGNKEVQLSSHTPMKMFGYMLNMTHPRLAVGTHCFLNNDVWVHAVDEIRSFYPQGDLAFAVDGMVLNLVKGQPIQQRMAIYSDFTWPMENIKSYNNPAPPKYHGPRAQFSQFSKNLIINPPYPD, from the coding sequence ATGTCGAAGATCAATCGTCGGGACGCGCTGAAGATGTCGGGTTTGACCGCCGGGGCCGTGATGACCGGCGGGGCGTTGTCGGGGATGTCCATGCGGAAAGGGGAGGGCGGAGGGGTCGTCGAGCGGCCGCGGGCGGTCTGCGGGGACGGTTCGAACCCCGAGATCCGGCGCCACCTGTTGCAGACGTTTTTTATCCCCGGGGAGGAACTGGCGCCGAACGAAATGCGGATCTGTTTCATGGGTACGGCTTTTTCGCCCCGGCTGGGGCAGGCCTGCAACAGCATCTTCATCGAACTGGGCTCCGGGGAGTGCTTCGTGTTCGACTGCGGGTCCGGGGTGGTCATGAAGTACATCTGCATGGGGGTGCCCTACTCGAAGATGACCCGGGTTTTCCTGACCCACCTCCACGGCGACCACATGAGCGATCTGACCACCATCTACTGCTTCGGCCCGGCCAACGACCGCAAGACCCCGCTGCACGTCTACGGCCCCAGCGGCCCGTATTTCGACGACGTCAACCCCCCCGTGGAGATCCCGGAGGAGGGCACGACCGCGTTCTGCCAGAACCTCTACAACCTGTGCCGGTGGCACCGGGAGAGCTTCAGCTTCCTGCCCACCGGCCTCACCACCGGCGAGGACGGCTACACCCTCATCCCGCACGAGACGAATTACCGGACCATCGGCAGCCGAAACAACTACATCTACCCGGACAGCACCTTCACGTCCCTGGCCAAGGTCTGGAGCTACCCGTCCATTCACGCCCGTGAGGGCGCAGTCGGCTACGTCCTGGAATGGAACGGCCTCCGGGTGCTCTTCACCGGCGATTCTCTTCCCAACAGCCAGATGGTGGACCAGGCCAACCAGTTCGGTGAGCCCATCGACGTGCTGATCAGCGAGATGGCCCTCGACCCCGAGGTCTGGGTGAACAAGATGGCCGCCCTGAAGCAGGGCGACCCCGGGTACTGGGAGGCCGTGGCCGGCAACAAGGAGGTCCAGCTCTCCTCCCACACCCCCATGAAGATGTTCGGCTACATGCTCAACATGACCCACCCCCGGCTGGCGGTCGGCACCCATTGCTTCCTCAACAACGATGTCTGGGTTCACGCCGTGGACGAGATCCGCTCCTTCTATCCCCAGGGCGATCTCGCGTTCGCCGTGGACGGGATGGTGCTCAACCTGGTCAAGGGGCAGCCGATCCAGCAGCGGATGGCCATCTACTCCGACTTCACCTGGCCCATGGAGAACATCAAGAGCTACAACAACCCGGCGCCGCCGAAATACCACGGGCCCCGGGCCCAGTTCTCCCAGTTCTCGAAGAACCTCATCATCAACCCGCCCTATCCGGATTAG
- the hisG gene encoding ATP phosphoribosyltransferase, with product MANNTPRNQTTLNLALPKGRMYDAVSRLMDEAGLGVLNNGRDYRPRCRDPRFNLKVLKPQNIVRMVELGSRDAAFAGHDWVVELGADVRELLDTGLDPVRIVAAAPAGLADPARLRARRITAASEYERITRDYLDREGYDYVFLRSYGATEVFPPDDADLVVDNTATGRTLEENGLTIVDELLRSSTRLIANPRALEGERGKVLEELVLLVRAVLDARRRVMVEMNVSGDVLDGVMRLLPCMRFPTVAPLSGDAGYAVKAAVPRDSVARLIPLLKAAGATDILEYPFSKVVL from the coding sequence ATGGCAAATAACACACCAAGAAATCAGACGACCCTCAACCTGGCCCTGCCCAAGGGCCGCATGTACGACGCCGTGAGCCGACTGATGGACGAGGCCGGCCTGGGCGTGCTCAACAACGGGCGGGACTACCGGCCCCGCTGCCGGGACCCCCGCTTCAACCTCAAGGTCCTCAAGCCCCAGAACATCGTCCGCATGGTGGAACTGGGGAGCCGCGACGCCGCCTTCGCCGGTCACGACTGGGTGGTGGAGCTGGGCGCGGACGTCCGGGAACTGCTCGACACGGGCCTCGACCCCGTCCGGATCGTGGCGGCCGCCCCGGCCGGCCTGGCCGACCCCGCCCGGCTCCGCGCGCGCCGGATCACGGCAGCCTCGGAGTACGAGCGCATCACCCGGGACTACCTGGACCGGGAAGGGTACGACTACGTCTTCCTTCGGAGCTACGGGGCCACCGAGGTCTTCCCCCCCGACGACGCCGACCTGGTGGTGGACAACACCGCCACCGGCCGGACCCTGGAGGAGAACGGCCTCACGATCGTGGACGAGCTGCTGCGCTCCTCCACCCGCCTCATCGCCAACCCGCGGGCCCTGGAGGGGGAGCGCGGGAAGGTCCTCGAGGAACTGGTCCTGCTGGTGCGCGCCGTCCTGGACGCCCGCCGGCGGGTCATGGTGGAGATGAACGTCTCGGGCGACGTCCTGGACGGGGTCATGCGCCTCCTCCCCTGCATGCGCTTCCCCACCGTCGCCCCCCTCTCCGGCGACGCGGGCTACGCCGTGAAGGCGGCGGTCCCGCGCGATTCGGTGGCCCGGCTCATCCCGCTCCTGAAAGCGGCCGGCGCCACCGACATCCTGGAATACCCCTTCTCCAAGGTGGTGCTCTGA
- a CDS encoding histidinol-phosphate aminotransferase family protein: MSSPDVLAPARRSLPALRPPLGDVEPCVPPAGRGAFRRMDANEGPPPPAGLLAEALARAAEKLAYYPEYADLEAAAAEAWGIDPAGVVPVNGADDGIRLAVQAYCGPGAPLAVPEPAFPMYAFYAATLPAPVLRVPGRLDRPPDADRLIRVLPYAALAAVVTPGNPVGLRVPEADLERLLAAAGRRPVLADETYAAFCGQDLAPLLRRHPNLVLLRTLSKACGVPGLRCGFLLADPAVARQLRRICPPYAVSAVAAAVGTDLLRLDQDAPVRARAAATEARALSAWLADRGVETLPSDTHFFLARLGADAPGRLRAEGILVKGRGDLGPGLCRVSVAGADDAEAFREAWVRLESRPAPGGGS, translated from the coding sequence GTGTCGTCTCCCGACGTCCTCGCGCCAGCGCGCCGCAGCCTCCCCGCCCTCCGCCCGCCCCTGGGCGACGTCGAGCCCTGCGTCCCCCCGGCCGGCCGCGGCGCCTTCCGCCGGATGGACGCCAACGAGGGCCCGCCGCCCCCCGCCGGTCTCCTGGCGGAGGCCCTCGCCCGGGCCGCGGAAAAACTGGCTTACTACCCCGAGTACGCCGACCTGGAGGCGGCGGCCGCCGAGGCCTGGGGCATCGACCCGGCGGGGGTCGTCCCCGTCAACGGCGCCGACGACGGGATCCGCCTGGCGGTGCAGGCGTACTGCGGGCCGGGGGCGCCGCTGGCCGTCCCCGAGCCGGCGTTCCCCATGTACGCCTTCTACGCCGCCACGCTCCCGGCCCCGGTCCTCCGGGTGCCGGGCCGGCTGGACCGGCCGCCGGACGCGGACCGCCTGATCCGCGTCCTCCCTTACGCCGCCCTGGCCGCGGTGGTCACGCCCGGCAACCCGGTGGGGCTGCGCGTTCCCGAGGCGGACCTCGAGCGGCTCCTGGCGGCCGCGGGGCGGCGGCCGGTCCTCGCCGACGAAACCTACGCCGCCTTCTGCGGCCAGGACCTGGCGCCCCTGCTGCGCCGTCACCCCAACCTGGTCCTCCTGCGCACCCTGAGCAAGGCCTGCGGCGTGCCCGGGCTGCGGTGCGGCTTCCTGCTGGCCGACCCCGCCGTGGCCCGGCAGCTCCGCCGGATCTGCCCGCCCTACGCCGTCTCGGCGGTGGCGGCCGCCGTGGGCACCGACCTGCTCCGCCTAGACCAGGATGCCCCGGTGCGCGCCCGGGCCGCGGCGACCGAGGCCCGCGCCCTCTCCGCCTGGCTCGCGGACCGCGGGGTGGAGACGCTCCCCTCGGACACCCACTTCTTCCTGGCCCGGCTGGGGGCGGACGCACCGGGGCGCCTCCGGGCGGAGGGGATCCTGGTGAAGGGCCGGGGCGATCTCGGCCCGGGGCTCTGCCGGGTCAGCGTCGCCGGCGCGGACGACGCCGAGGCCTTCCGCGAGGCCTGGGTGCGTCTCGAGAGCCGGCCGGCCCCGGGAGGTGGATCATGA
- the hisB gene encoding imidazoleglycerol-phosphate dehydratase (catalyzes the dehydration of D-erythro-1-(imidazol-4-yl)glycerol 3-phosphate to 3-(imidazol-4-yl)-2-oxopropyl phosphate in histidine biosynthesis) produces MNTAPVTLERTTTETAVRATLGGEPGRVRVETSLNALTHFLTQLGFYWGIGLELEAEDRFPLGDGHHLAEDAALVLGRALDRLLGDRSGIARYGQRWLPMDEALALAAVDAGGRPFAAVDAPLAGRAVGELAGENVLHFFRTFAAEGRLTLHLKVTGENAHHVAEAAFKALGMALAEATAPRDGGVRSTKGVLS; encoded by the coding sequence ATGAACACCGCACCGGTCACGCTGGAACGTACGACCACCGAGACCGCCGTCCGGGCGACCCTGGGCGGCGAGCCCGGGCGGGTCCGCGTCGAGACGTCGCTCAACGCGCTCACCCATTTCCTGACGCAGCTCGGATTCTACTGGGGGATCGGCCTCGAGCTGGAGGCGGAGGACCGCTTCCCCCTGGGCGACGGCCACCACCTGGCGGAAGACGCCGCCCTGGTCCTGGGCCGGGCCCTGGACCGCCTCCTGGGCGACCGGTCCGGGATCGCCCGGTACGGCCAGCGCTGGCTGCCCATGGACGAGGCCCTCGCCCTGGCCGCCGTGGACGCCGGGGGGCGCCCCTTCGCCGCGGTGGACGCCCCCCTCGCCGGGCGCGCCGTGGGTGAACTGGCCGGCGAGAACGTCCTCCACTTCTTCCGGACCTTCGCGGCGGAGGGGCGGCTGACCCTCCACCTGAAGGTGACGGGGGAAAACGCCCACCACGTGGCCGAAGCCGCGTTCAAGGCCCTGGGGATGGCCCTGGCCGAGGCGACCGCGCCGCGGGACGGCGGGGTCCGCAGCACGAAGGGGGTGCTCTCATGA
- the hisH gene encoding imidazole glycerol phosphate synthase subunit HisH — protein MTIGIVDYGGGNLRSLENALARLGLPCRRLTAARAVAGTDRLVLPGVGHFGAASEQLAVSGLGEAVRAVAGRGGRVLGVCLGMQLLFESSAEAPGARGLGLLPGCFRRLGEAPFAGGPPDRPLKVPHTGWDRVDFGPGRPAGWFYFVHAYALPASDVSRDGLEAGWCDHGGPFLASLRRGGLAGAQFHPEKSGEAGLQFLEEVLS, from the coding sequence ATGACCATCGGGATCGTGGATTACGGCGGCGGGAACCTGCGGAGCCTGGAGAACGCCCTCGCCCGGCTGGGCCTGCCGTGCCGACGGCTGACGGCGGCGCGCGCGGTGGCGGGGACCGATCGCCTGGTCCTCCCCGGCGTGGGGCACTTCGGCGCCGCGTCAGAGCAACTGGCCGTGTCGGGCCTGGGAGAGGCTGTCCGTGCCGTCGCGGGGCGCGGCGGGCGGGTGCTGGGCGTCTGCCTGGGGATGCAGCTCCTCTTCGAGTCCTCGGCGGAGGCGCCCGGCGCCCGGGGGCTGGGGCTCCTCCCGGGGTGCTTCCGCCGGCTCGGCGAGGCGCCCTTCGCCGGCGGGCCCCCGGACCGGCCCCTCAAGGTTCCGCACACGGGGTGGGACCGCGTGGACTTCGGCCCGGGGCGGCCCGCCGGGTGGTTCTACTTCGTCCACGCCTACGCCCTGCCGGCCTCGGACGTCTCCCGGGACGGCCTCGAGGCCGGGTGGTGCGACCACGGCGGCCCCTTCCTGGCCTCGCTTCGCCGGGGCGGGCTCGCCGGGGCCCAGTTCCACCCCGAGAAGAGCGGGGAGGCCGGGCTGCAATTCCTCGAGGAGGTGCTCTCATGA
- the hisF gene encoding imidazole glycerol phosphate synthase subunit HisF produces the protein MRTVRVIPCLDVTGGRVVKGVKFEGLRDVGDPVALAERYAAEGADEIVFLDVSAGMEGRRTALEVVERTARRVFVPLTAGGGVRRVEDARDLLRAGCDKVAVNSAAVRDPSLIDRLAAAFGSQCVVAAVDARRDGDGWTVAVDAGRTATDLPAVQWIAEAQARGAGEVLLTAVDRDGVNGGYDCDLIRAVSAVLRVPLVASGGFGRVEHAVEAVRAGADAVLAASVFHEGRMSVRQLKEFLRTRGVEVRPC, from the coding sequence ATGAGGACGGTGCGCGTGATCCCCTGCCTGGACGTCACCGGGGGACGGGTGGTGAAAGGGGTAAAGTTCGAGGGACTGCGGGACGTGGGCGACCCCGTGGCGCTGGCCGAGCGCTACGCGGCCGAGGGGGCCGACGAGATCGTCTTCCTGGACGTGTCCGCCGGCATGGAGGGACGCCGGACCGCCCTGGAGGTGGTGGAACGGACCGCCCGCCGGGTCTTCGTCCCGCTGACGGCGGGCGGCGGCGTCCGGCGCGTGGAGGACGCCCGCGACCTCCTCCGGGCCGGCTGCGACAAGGTGGCCGTCAACAGCGCGGCGGTGCGGGACCCCTCGCTGATCGACCGCCTGGCGGCGGCCTTCGGGAGCCAGTGCGTGGTGGCGGCCGTGGACGCCCGGCGTGACGGCGACGGCTGGACCGTGGCGGTGGACGCCGGCCGGACCGCCACGGACCTTCCCGCGGTTCAGTGGATCGCGGAGGCCCAGGCGCGGGGAGCGGGCGAGGTCCTCCTCACCGCGGTGGACCGTGACGGGGTGAACGGCGGCTACGACTGCGACCTGATCCGCGCCGTTTCCGCCGTCCTCCGGGTCCCCCTGGTGGCGTCGGGCGGCTTCGGGCGGGTCGAGCACGCCGTGGAGGCCGTCCGGGCGGGCGCCGACGCCGTCCTGGCGGCGTCGGTGTTTCACGAAGGGCGGATGTCAGTCCGCCAGTTGAAGGAATTCCTGCGAACGCGCGGCGTGGAGGTGCGGCCATGTTGA
- the hisE gene encoding phosphoribosyl-ATP diphosphatase, whose amino-acid sequence MLIPSIDLRAGKAVQLVGGRRKALEVADVEGLARRFRVYGTVAVVDLDAALGTGDNLDLVTALCRLARCRVGGGVRSEERANALLRAGADSLVVGTAAEPAFLSRLPRDRTWVALDHRDGLVLDRGWRGETGERLERRLERLAPLCAGFLVTDVAREGRLGGLDRDAFRRLRAVSPLPLVAAGGAASEAEVADLDRLGVDVQVGMALYTGRLDPAAAFIACLDFAKGGGLVPCIVQDRAGRVRMLAWQTPETLTEALCTGRGVYWSRSRNERWVKGATSGNTQALLEARADCDRDAVRFTVEQTGPACHTGAATCFGPADFRLEDLEAVLAGRRGGDASGGYTARLLADPALLDAKLREETEEVIEAQARPSDLVWECADLLYFLMVRMAAGGVTLAQVASELARRRTVKRDDKGRGAAGGRNPILTTDEHG is encoded by the coding sequence ATGTTGATCCCGAGCATCGACCTGAGGGCGGGGAAGGCCGTCCAGCTGGTGGGCGGGCGGCGGAAAGCGCTGGAAGTGGCGGACGTGGAGGGCCTCGCCCGCCGGTTCCGGGTGTACGGGACCGTGGCGGTGGTGGACCTGGACGCCGCCCTCGGCACGGGCGACAACCTGGACCTCGTTACCGCCCTGTGCCGCCTGGCGCGGTGCCGGGTGGGCGGCGGCGTCCGGAGCGAGGAGCGGGCCAACGCCCTGTTGCGGGCCGGGGCCGACAGCCTGGTGGTAGGGACGGCGGCCGAGCCCGCGTTCCTGTCGCGGCTGCCCCGCGACCGGACGTGGGTGGCCCTCGACCACCGGGACGGCCTCGTCCTCGACCGCGGCTGGCGCGGCGAGACGGGCGAGCGGCTGGAGAGGCGCCTGGAGCGTCTTGCGCCCTTGTGCGCCGGCTTCCTGGTCACCGACGTGGCGCGAGAGGGCCGGCTGGGGGGGCTCGACCGGGACGCCTTCCGGAGGCTGCGGGCCGTGTCGCCCCTCCCCCTGGTGGCGGCGGGCGGGGCGGCGTCGGAAGCGGAGGTGGCGGACCTCGACCGGCTCGGCGTGGACGTCCAGGTCGGCATGGCCCTCTACACCGGCCGGCTCGACCCCGCCGCCGCCTTCATCGCCTGCCTGGACTTCGCCAAGGGGGGCGGCCTCGTCCCCTGCATCGTCCAGGACCGGGCGGGGCGGGTCCGGATGCTGGCCTGGCAGACGCCGGAAACCCTGACGGAGGCGCTGTGCACCGGCCGGGGCGTCTACTGGTCCCGATCCCGGAACGAGCGGTGGGTCAAGGGCGCCACGAGCGGGAACACCCAGGCACTCCTCGAGGCGCGGGCGGACTGCGACCGGGACGCGGTTCGCTTCACGGTGGAGCAGACCGGCCCGGCCTGCCACACGGGGGCGGCCACCTGCTTCGGACCGGCGGACTTCCGCCTGGAGGACCTGGAGGCGGTCCTGGCCGGCCGCCGGGGCGGCGACGCCTCCGGGGGCTACACCGCCCGCCTCCTGGCCGACCCCGCCCTGCTGGACGCCAAGCTCCGCGAGGAGACGGAAGAGGTGATCGAGGCGCAGGCGCGGCCGTCGGACCTGGTCTGGGAGTGCGCGGACCTGCTCTACTTCCTGATGGTGCGCATGGCCGCCGGGGGCGTCACCCTGGCGCAGGTGGCGTCGGAACTGGCCCGCCGCCGCACCGTCAAGCGCGACGACAAGGGCAGAGGGGCCGCCGGCGGCCGCAACCCGATCTTGACCACGGATGAACACGGATGA
- the hisD gene encoding histidinol dehydrogenase has product MNASSLFLPLVPLGEALARVGARRTEVPGGIDAMLEEIRREGDTAVCRWSASLDGRPGPAFEMPRADLERAVAALDPALRTQLDAMIARVRAFAAFQREAFRGGETVVGGARLGWRAVPVRCAAVYAPGGRYPLPSSVVMGVVPARAAGVEEVVVLSPRIHPVTAAAAALAGADRVFDLGGAHGVAAAAWGLCGLPRADLVVGPGNRYVTAAKKRLYGDVGIEFPAGPSELLVVASEGADPAWVAADLLAQAEHDPDALPALAAMEPGLAAAVNREIARLAERLPADSPLWESIPRGIAVETDADGAVRLAEAMAPEHLSLAGAAAEAMAPRFTRYGALFVGARSAEVFGDYGAGPNHVLPTCGAARFAGGLWVGSFLAVRTWLDVTPEGLGALVDQASTLARAEGLPAHALSAELRRPEAVESLTGQA; this is encoded by the coding sequence ATGAACGCATCCTCATTGTTTTTACCGTTGGTCCCGCTGGGGGAGGCCCTGGCGCGGGTCGGGGCCCGGCGGACGGAGGTGCCCGGGGGCATCGACGCGATGCTGGAGGAAATCCGCCGCGAGGGCGACACCGCGGTGTGCCGGTGGTCGGCCAGCCTCGACGGCCGCCCCGGCCCCGCCTTCGAAATGCCCCGCGCGGACCTGGAGCGCGCCGTCGCGGCGCTGGACCCCGCGCTCCGCACGCAGCTGGACGCCATGATCGCGCGGGTGCGGGCCTTCGCCGCGTTCCAGCGGGAGGCGTTCCGGGGCGGCGAGACCGTGGTGGGCGGGGCGCGGCTCGGCTGGCGGGCGGTACCCGTCCGCTGCGCCGCGGTCTACGCCCCCGGGGGACGCTACCCCCTCCCCTCGTCGGTGGTGATGGGGGTGGTCCCCGCCCGGGCGGCGGGGGTGGAGGAGGTGGTGGTCCTGAGCCCGCGGATCCACCCCGTGACGGCGGCGGCCGCGGCCCTGGCGGGGGCGGACCGGGTCTTCGACCTCGGCGGGGCCCACGGCGTGGCGGCCGCGGCCTGGGGGCTCTGCGGGCTGCCTCGGGCGGACCTGGTGGTGGGCCCCGGCAACCGCTACGTCACGGCGGCCAAGAAGCGCCTCTACGGCGACGTGGGGATCGAGTTTCCCGCGGGGCCCTCGGAGCTGCTGGTGGTGGCCTCCGAAGGCGCCGACCCCGCCTGGGTGGCCGCGGACCTGCTCGCCCAGGCCGAGCACGACCCCGACGCCCTGCCGGCGCTGGCGGCGATGGAACCGGGGCTGGCCGCGGCGGTGAACCGGGAGATCGCCCGGCTCGCCGAGCGCCTGCCGGCGGATTCCCCGCTGTGGGAGAGCATCCCCCGGGGGATCGCGGTGGAGACCGACGCCGACGGGGCGGTCCGCCTGGCGGAGGCCATGGCCCCCGAGCACCTGTCCCTGGCGGGGGCGGCGGCCGAGGCGATGGCGCCCCGCTTCACCCGTTACGGGGCGCTCTTCGTGGGAGCGCGCTCGGCGGAGGTCTTCGGCGACTACGGCGCCGGGCCCAACCACGTCCTCCCCACCTGCGGGGCGGCGCGCTTCGCCGGCGGGCTCTGGGTGGGCAGCTTCCTGGCGGTCCGGACGTGGCTGGACGTCACCCCCGAGGGCCTGGGGGCCCTGGTGGACCAGGCCTCGACCCTCGCCCGCGCGGAGGGGCTCCCCGCCCACGCCCTCTCGGCGGAACTCCGCCGGCCGGAGGCGGTGGAATCCCTCACAGGACAAGCCTGA
- a CDS encoding SulP family inorganic anion transporter has protein sequence MSSASSPDPQPKPFGFPPAAKIVDRTGMMRWLPGLQTLRSYKAAWLRHDIVAGLVLTTMLVPVGIAYAVASGVPGVYGLYATIVPLLAYALFGPSRILVLGPDSSLAALILAVVLPLSGGDPARAVALAGMMAVVSGVVCIAAGLARLGFITELLSKPIRYGYMNGIALTVLISQLPKLFGFSIKSGDPLENLGAIETSVLDGKVNPATFAVGAATLAVILLLKRYKRVPGILIAVVGATVAVGALNLGARAGVAVLGSLPQGLPAFAIPWITRADLVPVLTGGLAVALVSFADTSVLSRVYAARTRSCVNPNQEMVGLGVANLAAGFFQGFPISSSSSRTPVAEAAGAKTQMTSVAGALAVALLAVLAPDLMEDLPASALSAVVIAAAIGLIEVADLRRIHRIQQWEFWLSIVCTVGVTWLGAIPGIGLAIVIAVIEFLWDGWRPYSAVLGRAGGVKGYHDVTRYPDARRIPGLVLFRWDAPLFFANAELFHDRVREAVAASPTPVRWVVVAAEPVTSVDVTSADMLVELDEALHAEGIELCFAEMKDPVKDKLKRFGMFSRLGEETFFPTLGSAVGCYLATHAVEWEDWED, from the coding sequence ATGAGTAGCGCCTCCTCGCCCGATCCCCAACCAAAGCCGTTTGGCTTCCCGCCCGCGGCGAAGATCGTCGATCGAACCGGCATGATGCGCTGGCTGCCGGGCCTCCAGACCCTGCGCAGCTACAAGGCAGCCTGGTTGCGACACGACATCGTGGCCGGTCTGGTGCTGACGACCATGCTGGTGCCCGTGGGCATCGCTTATGCCGTGGCCTCCGGCGTGCCGGGCGTCTATGGCCTTTACGCCACCATCGTTCCGCTGCTGGCCTACGCCCTGTTCGGCCCCAGCCGCATCCTGGTGCTGGGGCCGGACTCTTCGCTGGCCGCGTTGATCCTCGCCGTGGTGCTGCCGCTCTCCGGCGGCGATCCGGCGCGCGCCGTGGCCCTGGCGGGGATGATGGCGGTGGTCTCCGGGGTGGTCTGCATCGCGGCCGGGCTGGCGCGGCTGGGCTTCATCACCGAGCTGCTCTCCAAGCCGATCCGCTACGGCTACATGAACGGCATCGCGCTGACGGTGCTGATCAGCCAACTCCCCAAGCTGTTCGGCTTCTCGATCAAAAGCGGCGATCCGCTGGAGAACCTCGGGGCCATCGAGACCTCGGTGCTGGACGGCAAGGTCAATCCGGCCACTTTCGCGGTGGGGGCGGCAACCCTGGCGGTGATCCTGCTCCTGAAGCGCTACAAGCGGGTGCCGGGGATCCTGATCGCGGTGGTCGGTGCCACGGTGGCGGTCGGCGCGCTGAATCTCGGGGCGCGGGCCGGAGTGGCGGTGCTCGGTTCCCTTCCGCAGGGGCTGCCCGCCTTCGCCATCCCCTGGATCACCCGCGCCGACCTCGTGCCCGTGCTTACCGGCGGCCTCGCCGTGGCCCTGGTGTCGTTCGCCGATACCAGCGTGCTCTCGCGGGTCTATGCGGCTCGCACCCGCAGCTGCGTGAACCCCAACCAGGAGATGGTGGGGCTCGGTGTGGCCAATCTGGCGGCCGGGTTCTTTCAGGGCTTTCCCATCAGCAGTTCCTCCTCCCGCACCCCGGTGGCCGAGGCCGCGGGGGCCAAGACCCAGATGACGAGCGTGGCGGGGGCCCTCGCGGTGGCCCTGTTGGCGGTTCTGGCGCCGGACCTGATGGAGGACCTGCCCGCCAGCGCCCTGTCGGCGGTGGTGATCGCCGCCGCCATCGGCCTGATCGAGGTCGCCGACCTGCGCCGCATCCACCGCATCCAGCAGTGGGAGTTCTGGCTCTCCATCGTCTGCACCGTCGGCGTGACCTGGTTGGGGGCGATCCCCGGCATCGGCCTGGCCATCGTGATCGCCGTCATCGAGTTCCTGTGGGACGGCTGGCGCCCCTACTCTGCGGTGCTGGGCCGCGCCGGGGGGGTGAAGGGATACCACGACGTCACGCGCTATCCCGACGCACGGCGGATCCCTGGCCTGGTGCTGTTCCGCTGGGATGCGCCCCTCTTCTTCGCCAACGCCGAACTGTTCCACGACCGCGTGCGGGAGGCGGTGGCGGCGTCGCCCACGCCGGTGCGCTGGGTGGTGGTCGCGGCGGAGCCGGTCACCAGCGTGGACGTCACCTCCGCCGACATGCTGGTGGAACTCGACGAGGCCCTCCATGCCGAGGGCATCGAACTCTGCTTCGCCGAGATGAAGGACCCGGTCAAGGACAAGCTGAAGCGGTTCGGGATGTTCTCGCGGCTGGGCGAGGAGACCTTCTTCCCCACCCTGGGCTCGGCGGTAGGGTGCTATCTCGCCACCCATGCGGTGGAGTGGGAGGATTGGGAAGATTGA
- a CDS encoding Uma2 family endonuclease encodes MSRVSEPEGAAGRYACRPAGTGPAEGLNGRRMALDEFLALPEGTPGQLLGGEVVMTPAPTPYHQVVSRRLEFALLRFVEDNGSGQVFDSPLDVFLSDGDVLQPDLLFIARERESIIGPARVEGAPDLVVEILSPGSAYDDLRRKYRIYAGRTRFQALISISSREEVPKPAAVGESCRRVIRDCRRLADS; translated from the coding sequence ATGTCGCGTGTTTCGGAACCGGAAGGGGCTGCCGGGAGGTATGCGTGCCGTCCGGCGGGGACGGGCCCTGCCGAAGGTCTGAACGGCCGGCGCATGGCCCTGGACGAATTCCTGGCCCTCCCCGAGGGGACGCCCGGCCAGCTGCTGGGAGGTGAAGTCGTGATGACCCCCGCGCCGACGCCGTATCACCAGGTTGTTTCGCGACGCCTGGAATTCGCCCTGCTCCGTTTCGTCGAGGACAATGGGTCGGGCCAGGTTTTTGACTCCCCCCTGGACGTGTTCCTGTCAGACGGGGATGTGCTTCAGCCCGACCTGCTCTTCATCGCCCGGGAACGGGAGTCCATCATCGGCCCCGCCCGGGTGGAAGGCGCCCCGGACCTGGTGGTGGAGATCCTCTCGCCGGGCTCCGCCTACGACGACCTGCGCCGCAAATACCGGATCTATGCTGGAAGAACCCGCTTTCAAGCCTTGATATCCATTTCCTCCCGAGAAGAAGTGCCGAAACCCGCAGCAGTCGGCGAATCCTGCAGAAGGGTCATCCGAGACTGTCGCCGCCTCGCGGACTCATAA